In a genomic window of Cyclopterus lumpus isolate fCycLum1 chromosome 13, fCycLum1.pri, whole genome shotgun sequence:
- the LOC117741551 gene encoding LOW QUALITY PROTEIN: retinol-binding protein 2-like (The sequence of the model RefSeq protein was modified relative to this genomic sequence to represent the inferred CDS: deleted 2 bases in 2 codons) has protein sequence MPVDYNGRWEMVSNENFEDTMKALDIDFATRKIAAHLHQTKMIVQNGDVFETKTLSTFRNDEVNFTVGEEFEEHTKGLDNRKCQTLVTWDGDKLVCVQKGEKANRGWKHWIDGDLQLHLEITVLDKVCHQVFKKA, from the exons atgcccGTCGACTACAACGGACGCTGGGAGATGGTGAGCAACGAGAACTTCGAGGACACCATGAAGGCCCTCG ACATCGACTTCGCCACCAGAAAGATCGCCGCC CACCTCCACCAGACGAAGATGATCGTGCAGAACGGCGACGTCTTCGAG ACGAAGACCCTGAGCACCTTCAGGAACGACGAGGTCAACTTCACCGTGGGGGAGGAGTTCGAGGAGCACACCAAGGGCCTGGACAACCGGAA ATGTCAGACGCTGGTCACGTGGGACGGGGACAAGCTGGTGTGCGTTCAGAAGGGGGAGAAGGCCAATCGCGGCTGGAAGCATTGGATCGATGGAGACCTGCAGCTCCAcctg gaAATCACCGTGCTCGACAAAGTCTGCCACCAAGTATTTAAGAAGGCCTGA